One stretch of Halapricum desulfuricans DNA includes these proteins:
- a CDS encoding ABC transporter substrate-binding protein — translation MLGAGGAAALAGCSGDNDGNGNGNGNGNGNGNGNSNQSTIDPGGEIPEVSGTYTDVQGSSFETLNPIYNDEQGAGEAIGYALDLGYTFDTENELVPLLYDVTTDDGGATWTIDIREGLQFSDPYGEYTADDFVFYVQEVHQSDAFASANSSEWTGVEVEQVDDYRVEATLENPSLLWPETYAPLEYPIPRGLIEPYVEDEDEEGMRQDEELLELQFAGNMGAYTLDEWVRDGGTSYSRNDEYYLRDVAAESDGYFRVFEDAPYFEAAEIDVIAEESSRVAALETGDADHVTLPSSRGKEFQQDDGTNVVLVDTPYNNILSVNMRDNGWTAGPGNLFRVKEFRQALAAAIDKKELIEGVYRGFHNEHYTWQPQFSEWFPGTDDLTLWGNPDEGVYGEEARELAEEALEQIDEDYAYDGDDLVTPDGNQVELELYHNSASQTQELAAGIYKDSFEEYLGFTLSIEPIDATRFSEEYWGAADDIAEAGTTVEYQDKEFVWNAPNPSNPGPREYTSNESWDFGTIFGLNTYPLNPLANSAFFDGAGAFYNPVGYYPEFDAAGLFEQAQNAEDREELGEVFDELFTNLNEEQPYIMMTFGVDIEGYNPDLVGPTPDFANGWNSPAWYFDD, via the coding sequence ATGCTCGGCGCTGGAGGAGCAGCCGCGTTAGCAGGTTGCAGCGGAGACAACGACGGAAACGGCAACGGAAACGGCAACGGAAACGGAAACGGCAACGGAAACAGTAATCAAAGCACGATCGATCCCGGCGGAGAGATCCCGGAAGTCAGTGGGACGTATACCGACGTGCAGGGGTCCAGTTTCGAGACGCTTAACCCGATATACAACGACGAGCAAGGAGCTGGCGAGGCGATCGGATACGCGCTCGATCTGGGGTACACATTCGACACGGAGAACGAGCTGGTCCCCCTGTTGTACGACGTGACGACCGACGACGGCGGGGCGACTTGGACGATCGACATCCGCGAGGGGCTACAGTTCAGTGATCCTTACGGGGAGTATACCGCGGACGATTTCGTGTTCTACGTCCAAGAGGTGCATCAGTCGGACGCGTTCGCAAGCGCGAATTCCTCCGAGTGGACTGGAGTCGAAGTCGAGCAGGTCGACGACTATCGCGTCGAGGCGACCCTCGAGAACCCGAGTCTGCTCTGGCCCGAAACGTACGCGCCGCTCGAGTACCCGATCCCGCGCGGCCTCATCGAGCCCTACGTCGAGGACGAGGACGAAGAGGGAATGCGCCAGGACGAGGAACTGCTCGAACTCCAGTTCGCCGGCAACATGGGGGCGTACACGCTCGACGAGTGGGTCCGTGACGGCGGCACCAGTTACTCTCGTAACGACGAGTACTACCTCCGGGACGTCGCAGCGGAAAGCGACGGTTACTTCAGGGTCTTCGAAGACGCACCGTACTTCGAGGCCGCCGAAATCGACGTCATCGCGGAAGAATCGTCTCGAGTTGCAGCACTCGAGACGGGGGACGCCGATCACGTGACGCTGCCCTCCTCGCGCGGCAAGGAGTTCCAGCAGGACGACGGAACGAACGTCGTGCTGGTCGATACGCCGTACAACAACATCCTGTCGGTCAACATGCGGGACAACGGCTGGACTGCCGGCCCCGGAAACCTCTTTCGGGTCAAAGAGTTCAGACAGGCCCTCGCCGCGGCGATCGACAAGAAAGAGTTGATCGAAGGCGTGTATCGAGGGTTCCACAACGAACACTACACGTGGCAACCCCAGTTCTCCGAGTGGTTCCCCGGAACCGACGACCTGACGCTGTGGGGCAACCCGGACGAGGGCGTCTACGGCGAGGAGGCACGCGAGTTGGCCGAGGAGGCGCTCGAACAGATCGATGAAGACTACGCCTACGACGGCGACGACCTGGTCACGCCGGACGGCAATCAGGTCGAACTCGAACTGTATCACAACTCCGCCTCCCAGACCCAGGAGCTGGCCGCGGGGATTTACAAGGACTCCTTCGAGGAGTATCTCGGGTTCACGCTCAGCATCGAACCGATCGACGCCACGCGATTCAGCGAGGAGTACTGGGGGGCAGCAGATGATATCGCCGAAGCGGGCACCACTGTCGAGTATCAGGACAAGGAGTTCGTCTGGAACGCGCCGAACCCGAGCAACCCCGGCCCGCGGGAATACACCTCGAACGAGTCGTGGGACTTCGGCACGATCTTCGGGCTCAACACCTATCCGCTGAACCCGCTGGCGAACAGCGCGTTCTTCGACGGTGCGGGGGCGTTCTACAATCCCGTCGGATACTACCCCGAGTTCGACGCGGCGGGGCTCTTCGAGCAGGCCCAGAACGCCGAGGACCGCGAGGAACTGGGCGAGGTGTTCGACGAACTCTTCACCAACCTCAACGAGGAACAGCCGTACATCATGATGACCTTCGGAGTCGACATCGAAGGGTACAATCCCGACCTGGTCGGCCCGACTCCGGACTTCGCTAACGGCTGGAACTCCCCGGCGTGGTACTTCGACGACTAA